The Sporosarcina sp. Marseille-Q4943 genome includes the window CCAATGTTCGGTATGTACTTCCGAGTCCAATAATTGCACCTAAGGCATCTTCGTCATTCAATCCCAATTGAAGCGCTTTTTCATAATAAGGGACGGCTTCCGCTTCCTTTCCTAAAACGTCAAAGCTACATGCACATTGGTAGTTGATTTCGGCACTTCTCGGATCATCCTTTGCCAATGCCTGTAGAATTTCATTCGATTCTGTGAGTTTTCCTTCGCTACGTAGCACGATAGCTTTTGATAGATTATCCATGATTGTCACCCTTCTAATCCCCCCTTACTAGTAATAGATGCTCATGAGTCATTTCAAGTAGTTCAAAGCTGTTTTCGGCTACCATCGTTTTAATTCGATCAAACTCCGTCCATGCAAGCTCAAATTCATCATAAGTTATTATTTGACTGTCGAGCGCAGCTCCTAATTCGTCAATATCTTTCTCT containing:
- a CDS encoding tetratricopeptide repeat protein, producing the protein MDNLSKAIVLRSEGKLTESNEILQALAKDDPRSAEINYQCACSFDVLGKEAEAVPYYEKALQLGLNDEDALGAIIGLGSTYRTLGKYKKSKTVFESGLVRFPENNALKTFYAMTLYNVGEHVEAMEILLACLVQTTNDPDIKSYERAISFYSDKLDKTW